A stretch of DNA from Rhodospirillaceae bacterium:
TATCGCCGGACTAACATAAGGGGCGCAGGCGGCGGGCGCCAGCGGGGCGCGCCGCACGGGCAGGCGATCCGGCCCGCTACGGGCTTCTGTGTCCGCTTGTATTCGGTGTGGCTCTTCTATCTTTATCTCCACGAAGACCGCTCCCGGGTGCCGGTAGCCCGGCCCCTGTCCCAACAGACCGGAAAACCATGACCGACACCAACAGCTACGACGTCATCGTCATCGGCGCCGGGCCCGGCGGCTATGTCTGCGCCATCCGCTGCGCCCAGCTCGGCATGCGCGTGGCCGTGGCCGAGCAGCGCGAGACCCTGGGCGGCACCTGCCTCAATGTCGGCTGCATCCCGTCCAAGGCGCTGCTCCAGAGTTCGGAGAAGTTCGCCGAGGCGCGGCACGGCCTGGCGGCGCACGGCATCGAGGCCACGGCGACGCTGAACCTCGGGGCCATGATGGCGCGCAAGGACGGCGTGGTCGACAAGCTGACCAAGGGCGTCGCCTACCTGTTCAAGAAGAACAAGATCGCGCATCTGAAAGGCCGCGGCCGGCTGGCTGGCAACGGCGCGGTCGAGGTCGCCGGCGAACGCTACATGGCGAAGCACATCGTCATCGCCACCGGCTCCGACGTCATGCCCCTGCCGGGCGTGGAGATCGACGAAAAGCGCATCGTCTCCTCAACCGGCGCGCTCGCCCTCGGCACGGTGCCGAAGACGATGGCGGTGATCGGCGCCGGCTATATCGGGCTGGAGATGGGCTCGGTCTGGGCCCGGCTCGGCGCGCAGGTCACCGTGGTCGAATTCCTCGACCGCATCCTGCCCGGCATGGACGGCGAGATCGCCAAGCAGGTCCAGCGCATCCTGAAGAAGCAGGGCCTCGAGTTCCGCCTCGGCCGCAAGGTGACCGGCGCGAAGGCGGGGCGGGGCGGCGTAACTTTATCCGTCGAGCCGGCGAAAGGCGGCGACGCCGAGAGCCTGAAGGCGGAGGTCGTGCTGGTCGCGATCGGCCGCCGGCCCTTCACCGAGGGGCTCGGCCTGGAGGCCGCCGGCATCGAGACCGACGCGCGCGGCTTCATCCCGGTCGACGGGCAGTTCCGCACCGCGGCCGCGGGCCTCTACGCCATCGGCGACGTCGTGCCCGGCCCGATGCTGGCCCACAAGGCGGAGGAGGAGGGCGTCGCCCTCGCCGAGCTGCTCGCCGGTCAGGCCGGGCACGTCAACTACGAAACGGTACCCGGCATCGTCTACACCTGGCCCGAGGTCGCCGCGGTCGGCAAGACGGAGGAGCAGCTCAAGGAGGCGGGGATCGCCTACCGGGCCGGCAAATTCCCGTTCGGCGCCAACAGCCGGGCGATCTGCACCGGCGAGACCGACGGCATGGTCAAGATCCTCGCCGACGCCGAAACGGAGCGCATCCTCGGCGCCCATATCGTCGGGCCGGAGGCCGGCAACACGATCCACGAGGTCGTCAACGTCATGGAGTTCGGCGGCTGCGCCGAAGACCTCGCCCGCTGCTTCCACGCCCACCCGACCTACAACGAAGCCGTCCGCGAAGCGGCGCTGGACGTGCGCGGGGCGGCACGGCAGCGGTAGGGGCCGGGGCCAGGCTGGCGCGAACCGTTACGCTGAGAGGCGGCGTTCGATCCGCCAAATCAGGCGCTCTTCGCCTTGCGCCGCTCCGCCATGTCGCGCCGGATATCTTCGGCAACCTCCTCGACCTCCTTCGCCACCCGCGGTTCTTCTCCCAGCTCCAGCTCCAGCGCCGTCGTAAGCGGCAACAGCAGATCGGCCGCCGGTGACGCCACGATGAGGTCGCGCATGCGCTCCGGCCCGAGCTCGACGGCTAGGCCGGACAGGAGGTCGGATGCTTCTTTCGGAGGAGCATCGAGCCTCGGAAGAACTGCAAGTGCAGCCTCAACATCCCGCACGCATGCTGCGATTTCGCCTTCAACCAAAAGCGCCTGGGCACGGATGAGGTGCGCGAGCCAGTCTATCTTGGGCGATCCTGCGCTGCCTTGGCGGAACACTTGGTCAACCGTCGCAATAGCCGTGCGATCCTGACCGCTAGCAAATTCCTGTATCGCCTTTCCCATCAACGCGGTCTTTACCGCGTCGCGTAATTCGGGTGATTCACTCGTCCCGAATCTGTTCACCAATTCGCCCCAAACTTTCAGCGCCTCCTCAACTTTGTTCAATCCGAAGAGTGCTGCGCCCTTATTGATGAGTGCGCTAGCGACTGCCTTTAACGCCTCCGGTGCAGCGCTCTCTCCGAGGCGCTGCATTATCTGGTCCGTCACAACCAACGCCTCTTCCAACCGGTCCATTCGACTAAGTGCGCTGACCTTGTTTTCAAGCGCCGTCGTAACCTGTTCGGCAATCTTTGGCGTCGTGTTTGTTCCGAAGTGCTCTACCATTTGGTCCCATACTGTTACTGCCTTGTCGAACTGATGCAACCGAGCAAGAGCAGAGCCTTTGCAGACCATGGCATCCGCGACCAGTTCGGGAGGGGGGGACGCACCGATTGATTTGTTTCGACGGAAGAACTCGTCGCAGGCATCGAGTGCTTCGTGGAGCCGGTCCAACGACAAGAGCGTGACGCCCTTCCCATATAGCGCGACAAATACGCCACCATGAAATGACGCAGCTTGGAGTACGTCGAAACGTCGAACGACATCTTCCCAGATGGCGAGAGCCTCGTTGGGGCGGTTCAATTCCGCCAGTAAAGCCCCTTTGCAAACCAGAGCCGACGCAACGACTTGGGGAAAAATGCCTGTGTCGTTTGCGCCGAAGCGCTCAACAACCTCGTCCCAGGAAGCCAGCGCCTCAACCGGTTGCTGCAATTCTTTGAGCGCCATACCCTTGTTGAGGAGAGCCAGCGCGACCTTCTCGAGGATTGATCGTATTTGGCTTGTCCCGAAACGACGGACGACCTGATCCGAGACAGCCACGGAATCCTCCAAATTGCCTCTTTTCCTTGACGCCCGCGCTTTCCTGACAAGTTCCCTCGCGAGCGCGGGCTGAGCGGATTTGTTGGTATCGACCGCTGGTTCAACGAATGTAGCGGGTACAAGGCGCAGTAATTCCTCGCGGTGCGCTTCCAACGACGGCAATCGGAGGAGGTGTCCGAATGCGGTCCGGTACAAGCTTAGTGGCTCACCGTCCAAACCCGACGCTTCTTCGGCCATTCCCACCCCAAATGCCTTCAGTTCGTCGGGCGAATACCACCCTTCCATAAAGCGGATCAGGGCTTCGATCATCGGGGCCGGGCCGCGGGCGCGGCGCATCAGGTAGTAGATGTTGTAGAGCCGCTCGGCGAGGTAGTAGAGCTTGCGCCGCGGGCTGCCGCCCGTCACCTCCACGGCGCCTCGCTCGGTCAGCCGGGCGAGATGCGCGCTGCACTTGCTGGTGTCGAGCCTGGCTCGGTCCGAGATTTCCCGCGTGGTGGCCGGTTTCCAGAGTTCTGCGAGCGCCAGATAGACGCGCCGCTCCTGCGCCGGCAATGCATCGAGATGCCTCTTGAAATATTCGGTGTGGTCGTCGACCAGATTGAGTAGGTCGGCCATCAGTTCCCGGAACGACAGGTCACCGCCGAAACGTGCCACGATGGTCAGCAGCCGTGGGCTGCCGCCGGTAAGAATTCGCAAGGCCTGGATCGTTTGCGCGGCGCGGTCCTGGCCGGAGACTGCCCGCCACAAGGCCGCGCAGTCGTCGGTATCGAGCGGACGCAGCATCAGTTGCCGAAACAGGTCGTAGAAGGCCCGGTCCCGCTTGTCGATCTCGTCGAACCGGCTGGTCGCGCTCGCCAAGAGGAGGAACCGCGGGTCGTTCTGAAGCGTGTGGCGTAACTGCCATCCCATTTGAGGATCGCCGATGTCTCCGAACATCATGTTCAGGTTTTCGACCACCACGACGAGCCGCTTGCGCTGCCTGTCGGCGAAATCCTGAAGAACGCCGAGGCAGCGGTCGCCGAGCGTCCGGTCGTCCTGGATTTGCCGCAGTTCGTCATAGGTGTGGCGCAGGTCCGGGTCGTCTTCGCCGCGCGGCGCCTGGTCGGCGAGGCGGGACAGGCATTCGAGCCAGAATTCGCCGGCGGTCGAGACCTCGTAGCTTTCCTCGGCGAAGACGACCGGGAAGAAACGGGCGGAGAGGCCGGAATCCCGGCGTATCTCGGCCGCGACCCGTAACAGGAGGCTGGTCTTGCCGCTGCCGCGCGGGCCGATGACGATCTGATGCGTATTCGCGCCGCCTGAGGAATCGCGCAGGGCTTCGATCATCGAGGCGAATTCTTCGGTCCGCACGCAGAAGGACGCGACCAGCTCATCGTCGGTGAGGAAGCCCGGATTGTATTTTCTGGCGGTCACGGTCATCGGCCCGCTCCGCCGCCGCTCGGTGCAGCTTCGACAACGGGCACAAAGTTCTCGCCGTAGCGGCTGCGCCACCAGTCTTCGAGGAGGCCGGAAACGAACCGGTAGCCGCCGGCTAGCCGTTCCAGGTAGCCATCATGCTGTAATACATGGAGCACGTCCGCGACCGACGGGACGCCCGTGCCGTCCTGCCCATCCAACGTCGAGTAATGCGCGCGATAGCGGTCCACGGCATCGCCGTCGAGACGGCCTTCGACGGCCGTCGCGGTCAATATCTCAAGGGCGACCGGATAACCCGCCCTTCCGAGGATCGTCCGCAAGCGGCCCTCGTAATGCTGCAAATCCGCTTGCCCCCTCACGCCCAGCATCTCGTGCGCATAGACCCACGCGACATCGTCCGGCGACGCTTCCTGCCGGTCGGCGTGGCGCAGCTGATCGTGCAGCTTGTCGAAGAACATCTGGACGTGATGCGGGATGCAGCAGCGCAACCGCCGGCACATGTCCTGAGCGATTCCGTCCGGAAGACCGACTTCGTATGAGTCCGCCAGCGCCTCCAGGCAAGACACGGCGGTTTCTTCGCTCCACGGTTTGAGGTCGAAGGCGGAATAGATGTTGGCGTGTGCAGATAGCCCCGCCTGTTCCAGCAGCGGTTCGAGGCCGACGCTGCCGGACAGAATTAAGGAAACCTCCCCGCGATGGTTTTGACCGTTCTTGCGCAACCAACTCAAGAACTCGTCCACCGCTTGCCTGCCTTCTGGCGTGATACGATCCTTATCGTCCTTGAGCAGCCGGTTGACGAGGATCGGCAATTCATCGATGGCCAGGACAACCGGACGGTCGCCCGACGCCAGCGCCTCGAAAACCGCGTCGCCGCGCTGCCGCCAGTTTCCCGCATCGATCCCGGCGCGCAGTTTCACTTTCATGTCGGCGACGGCCAGTTCTTCGAAACGTTCGCCAGCCTCTTTCAGGATGTTAGTGAAATTTGCTTTGATCCGGCCCCACGCCCCACGCAGTGGCCTCGCCTGTACGCATATCTCGGCAATCGCGTCGGCCGGATCTGCGGCGGCTTCAAGATCGACGAAGACCGTCTCGAATTCCCTGCCCGCCTTCAGCCGTCTCAACAGTTCCCGGACTAGGCTCGTCTTGCCCATGCGCCGCTGCGCGGTCAGCAGGGTGTGGGTTCCGTCCTGCACGCGCTCTTCGAGCGCTTCGAGTTCAGCTTCGCGATTGAAGAAACGGTCCCCTTCGACCCAGTTGCTTCCGCCTTTTCTCAGCATGGTCTATTTCCCAGCAAATATGTTGGCAACAACATTGTTGGGAAATATCGAATGTCAAGTGCGAGAGTTCGGTCGGCGCCGCTGGCGGCGAAAGGCTCAGCCCCGACGGGGGTGCTGTCGGGTCATCGTCGCGCTGTCTGATTCACAGATTGGATCAATTAGGTGGGGCGGCCGCGCCGCAGCCCGCCCGGTTACCCCGCTGCCGTGCCGCAGTCCGTGCAGCGGCCGTGGACCTCGATGATGTGGTGCGACGGGTTGAAGCCGGACCGCTCGGTGAGCGCCGAAAGGCCGTGCAGCAGGGTGTCGTCGTGATGCTCCTCGACCGCGCCGCAATCGTCGCAGATCGACAGGACCGAGGCGTGGGCATGCCCGAGGCTCTGGCAGGCGACGAAGGCATTGATCGATTCGATCCGGTGGACCCGGCCCTGCTCGATCAGCGAGGCCAGGGCACGATAGATCGTCGGCGGCGCAAGCTTGCTGTTCTTCCGGTTGAGCCGGGCGAGGATTTCGTAGGCGGACAGCGGCTTTCCCTGGCGGCGCAGCGCCGCCAGCACGTCCGATTGAATCTTTGCACCCTGCTTGCGCATCGGCCGTTGCAGCCCTCCGGAACCAGCGGGTCGGAAACGGCGTAGTCTAGCCCGGACTTCTCGCGACTGTCACGGCTTGCGTCGCGGGGCGGAGGATCGGTCCGCCGCAAGCGGGCGCGGCGCCCCCTGACCGGAGCGCCGCGCCGCCGGGTTCAGTGCGCGTGGCCGGCGTGGTCCGGCGCGCCGAGGCCGAAGGACCAGCTAACGCTCATGAACACCGAGTGCGCGTAGCGATCCTCCAGGAACTGGGTATCGTCAAAGTTGTATTGCAGCTTGAGCCGGCCGAGTTCGGAAAACTGCCAGAGCAGGAGCGGCGAAATCCGGGTCCGGTTGCCGCGCATCGGATCTTCCGCGCGCTCTTCGGCCTCGCCGCCGCGGCTGCCGACGCGTTCGTAGCGCAGGCCGAGGCCCCAGCCGTCCGGCGTGTACCACATGCCCTGAACGTAGAAGCCGTAATCCTGGACGCGGATCAGTTCTTCCTCCTCGTCCCCGTTGTCCTCATCTTCGTGATGTTCGGCCGCCTTGGCGTTCCGGTGCAAATACTCTGCGCGCAACGCGATCCGGTTCTTCGAGGGCAGGCGATGGCTGATCGCAACGTCGGCGCCGAAGGTCGCGGCCCGGCTTTCGCTGCCGTCCGGGTTCGGCTCGAACATCGCCGATCCGCCGAACGCAAGCGTCGTTTGCGGCGATATCGTCAGCCGGTTTTCCATCCGGAGCGTATAGGCGAAATCCTCCAGCCCGTTGGCGTCGGTCCCGGCCTCGTGCTCATCGTCATGGTCGTCCTCGTCACGGACCACGCCACCGCCGTCGTTGGGATCTGCGTGCGTATGATCGGGCACCCCCTCCTCTTCCTCGCCGTGCCCGTGGAGGTGGATGCTGCGCCGGTTCTGCATGCTCACGAGCACGGAGCTGTTCCATGCGCCGGCGTTGGACAGCCGGGCCTCAAACTGGCCGCCCAGCCCGCGGGCGCCGTCCGCGCCGAACACCCGCGTCGCGGCGATCGGCCGGGTCTGCCAGGCCCAGTCGTGAATATGGGTCCGGTTGACGATGCCGAAGGGGGCGTAGAAGTGCCCGGCCTGCAGGCGCACGCCGCCGGCCAGCCATTTCGTGCGGGCCCAGGCTTCCTCGAGTTCGATGGCGGTTTCACCGCCCCCGTCGACAGTGAAGTTGACGTTGAAAAAGGCGTCGAAATAGGGATCGAAGCTGCCGGCCGCCGAGAGGTCGACGCCCTGCAGCGTGAAGCCGGTCCGCTGGGGATCGTGATGGCCGCCGAACAGGGCTTCCATGTCCTCGCCCTTGGCCGTGCCGGCGCCCATGGCGAAATCGACGTCGAGGCCGAGGCGTTTCAGGCGCAGCACGCCGTCGCCGACCCGGGCCGACCAGACCTCCGCCGGCCCGTGGCCGGCTTCCTCTGAGGAGTCTTCGCCGGCTTCATCCCCGTGGGCATGACCATGCCCGTCCGACTTGCCGGCCATCTTGGCGTCCTTGTCGGTCTCAGGTTTCTTGCCGTGGCCATGGCCGTCATCGTCCTTCGCCGCGGGTTTTTCACCGGGCGCCACTGTGGCGAGGCCGCGCCCGCCGCGCAGCCGCTTCAGCTCGGCCTCCATCGCCTTCATCTTGCGCTCGCGCGCTTCGTCGCGCGCCAGCAGCTCCTTCACCGTCTGCTCGAGGAGCTTGAGGCGCTGTGCCTGCGTCTGCGCGACGGCCTCGGTGGCGGACGCAGTCACGGCGATCGTCGCCAGCAGGGCGCCGGCCAGCGCCGTGAAGATGCCGGACCGGGCCCGGCTGATTCCTGTCCCAACTCGCATTTTCTCATGCCCCCGAAAAGAAACAAAATCCTATAAGATAATTTATAGTCGCGATCCGGACTCTCGGAACGCTCCAGCCGGCAAGCGCACGCGGCGCTAACCGGTAAGGCAGGTGCGCAGGCCGGCGACGAGGCGGCGCAGCAGCGTCGCGTAGGCATCCTTGCCGGCGGGCAGGCCGGCGCCGACCGGGTCGAGCGTGCCGACCTTCGCGGACGTGCCCCTGACCAGCACGTTTACGACCCTGGGCTCGAATTGCGGCTCGCGGAACACGCAGGACGCGCCGCGCTTGAGAATCCGGGTCCGGATATCGAAGAGGCGGCGCGGCGACGGCGTCCGGTGCGGATCGATGGTGATCGAGCCGGCCGGCTTCAGGCGGTAGCGTTTCTCGAAATACTGGTAGGCGTCGTGGAAGACGATGTAGCGCTTGCCGCGGACCGGTCGGACCGCCTTCGCGATTTCGGTGTCGAGCGCCTTCAGCCGGTCAACCGTCGCGGCGGCGTTGGCCCGATAGGCGGCGGCGTTCGGCGCGTCCGCCCGGGCCAGCGCTTCGCCGATCGCCCGGGTCATCGCGATCGCATTGTGCGGGTCCAGCCAGATATGCGCATCGATATCGGCGCGTTCCTCGTCTTCGTCGCCCTCTTCCTCGCCGTGGCCATGGCCATGATCATGATCGTCCAACTCCCAAATCCCGCCCTCGCGCAGCTTGAGGAGCCGGACGCCCGGGGCGTCCTGAAGTGGAAGCGAAACCGCCTTGCCGGCCAGGTTCCTGACGATTTTTGCAACGGACTGCTCGAGCGACGGCCCGGTCCAGACCACCATCTCCGACTCGGCCAACATACGCGCCTGCGACGGCCGCAGGCTGACGCCGTGCGGCGACATCGAACCGCTGAGGAGCAGGGCCGGCGTGCCGATGCGGTCCATCACCGAAGCGACCAGCGCATGAATCGGCTTGATCGTGACGACCACCCGCGGCGCCTCGGCGCGTACCGGCGCGCCGGCAGCGGCAAGAGCCAGGACGGCGGCTGTGGCGGCCGTCCCGGCCCTCGCATTCCGGATTTTCGAACGAATCATCGGCGATGCTCCCGCAAGCCGCCCATCAATTCAAACGTATAATATAACATTTATCCCGACGGACAATCCAAAATCGTCACGCCGGCGCCGCCGCGGAGCGGCGATTCCTGTGTCGAAAGGCAATCCGCTTACCGCCGGTGATAGGGGTGGCCGGCGAGGATCGCGGAGGCGCGGTAGAGCTGCTCCGCCAGCATGACGCGGACCAGCTGGTGCGGCCAGGTCGCCCTGCCGAAGGACAGCACGAGGTCGGCCGCCGCGAGGGTTTCCGGCGCGTGGCCGTCGGCGCCGCCGATGGCGAGGCTGACGGTGCCGGCGCCGTCGTCGCGGTAGCGCGCCAGGGTTGCGGCCAGGGACTCGCTGGTCAGGTCGGCCCCGGACCGGTCCAGCACGATCAGCGGCCCGTCCGGAGCGCGGCGGCGCAGGTCCTCGCCCTCGCGCTGCACCCGGACGGCCGGCGGATCGCTGCTGCGTTCGGCGACCTCGACCACCGTAAGCGGCCAGGGCAGGCGCCTGGAGTAGGTTGCGAACAGGTCTTTCAGGGGGCCGTCGCGCAAACGGCCGACGGCGATCACGCAAATACGCATCGCGCCTGAAGTCCGCCGGCCGGAAGATCGCGCATATCCGGCCCGTCCGTAGCCTGTGCCATGACGGCGGAGATTGCCCTAGCCGGCCATCTCCAGCGCCCGCGCCTCGTCGCGCGCCTCGTCCCGGGCGTCGGCTTCCTCGTTCCACAGCTTCTCAAGATTGTAGAAGCTGCGGACTTCCGGCTTGAAGAGGTGGACGATCACATCGCCGCCGTCGATCAGCACCCAGTCGCTGCGTTCGATTCCTTCGGCGGGGACCGACGGCAGCCCGGCTTGCTTCATTTTTCGAATCAGGCGGTCGGCCATCGCGTGGACATGGCGGTCCGAGCGGCCGGTGGCGATGACCATGTAATCTGCGAACCCGGCCCGTCCGGCCAGGTCGATAACGACGATATCTTCGGCCTTGTCATCGTCGAGCGAAGTCTCGGCAACGGATTTCAGCGCGTCGGCCGAGGGTAAGTCACGCAATTTGTGGCGGATCTTCGGGCCTCCCGTTTCGACTGCGCCCGGCAGGTCGCGCCGCCGGACGCCGGTTCACGTTTCCGCCGGGAACGCCGCTTCCGGGGAAGCCGCCGTCCCGGCGCGGATCGCGCTCGCTGACGCATCGTGCAGCCGGCAATGAATGAATGTCCAGGCCGGCGGCGCGCACCGCGCCAGGCGACGCGCACGGTTCTCCGGCACCCGGCGGCGGGCGAACCGCTGTGCCGCCGCGCCGGATAACGCACGGGCAGAATAGGACGGACGGGCAAAAACGGCAACGGAAATGGCATTAAAGATTTTCGTCCAGTTCTTCCAAGCGGGTATTTGAACGAGATTGTCGGCGCCCATTATCCACACGAATCTGTTGCGCGGATACAGCGCCTTTATTTTCTCCAGCGTATCGGCGGTGTAGGCCGTGCCCAGGCCGGCTTCGAGGCCGGTCGCGCGCATCGCCGGATGCCGGGCCATGCGGGCCGCGGACGCCAGCCGGTCGGCCAGCGGCATCATCCCGTCGTCGGCCTTCAGCGGGTTCTGCGGCGAGACCAGCCACCAGATTTCATCGAGGCCGAGGCCCGCCAGCGCCGTGAGTGCAACATGCCGGTGGCCGTCATGGGCCGGATTGAACGACCCGCCGAGCAGGCCGACGCTGCGCGCGGCGAAGCTGCTGGGCGGGCGGGGATGCCAGAAAATCAATGTGCCACCCGTCTCTCGTCTGGCAGGATTGTATTGCGTCGTGTACGGTAGAACCGTACATTAGCGGTTATGGTCATCGGTTCCGTTCGTCATCGGGGCTTGCGCCGGCTTCTGGAAAACGATTCGCCCCGGTTGCTGAAGCAGGACCTGGTGGATCGGGTACGTAACATACTAACCGCGCTGGTTCTGGCAGACGATATCGATGAACTGGTCGCCCACGCCCCGCCGGGCTGGCGCGTTCACCGGCTTACGGGAGACCGCCGGAACGTCTGGAGCATTTCCGTGTCGGGCAACTGGCGGATTACCTTTGAGGAGAGGAATGGCGCCGTCGAGCGCCTGGACCTGGAGGACTACCACTGATGACGGCCGGCAGCGTCAAGGTGAAAATGACCCCGTCGCACCCCGGTGCGTTCATCCGGGACGAGGTGATCGAGCCCCTCGGTTTGAGCGTCACCGAGGCCGCCCGGATCCTGCGCGTTCGCCGGGCGACACTTTCGGACTTGTTGAACGGCAAGGTCGCGCTGTCGCCCGAAATGGCGCTGCGCGTCGAGAAGGCGTTCGACGTGCGCATGGATCTGCTGTTGCGCATGCAGGCCTGGCACGATTCAATGCGGATGCGGGCGCGGGCCAGCGACATTGCCGTGGAGCGATACCAACCGGCCTGACCCGTACCCGTCTGGCGGCAACCGTTTTCCAGCTCCAGGCTAAGGCCGGACCTGCCCGTCGCCGCGCACGACATATTTGAAGCTGGTGAGCTGCTCCAGGCCGACCGGGCCGCGGGCGTGCAGCTTGCCGGTCGAGATGCCGATCTCTGCGCCCATGCCGAATTCGCCGCCGTCAGCGAACTGGGTCGAGGCGTTCCACAGCACGATGGCGCTGTCGACCGCGCCGAGGAATTTCTCGGCGATCGTCGCATCCTCGGTGACAATCGAATCCGTGTGGCTGCTGCCGTGGCGTTCGATATGGTCGATGGCGCCGTCGACACCGTCGACCAGCTTCACCGCCATGATCCAGTCGAGATATTCGGTGTCCCAGTCGTCCTCGGTCGCCGCCACGATCCGCTTGTCGATGGCCTGGGTCGCGCTGTCGCCGCGGATTTCCACGCCGGCTTCCAGCAGGTCGACCACGATGGGCGCCAGATGGCTGTTATGCGCCTGGCGGTCGACCAGCAGGGTTTCCGCCGCGCCGCAGATGCCCGGCCGGCGCGTCTTGGCGTTGAGCGTCACGCGCCGAGCCATGTCCAGGTCGGCCGCGGCGTCGACATAGACGTGGCAGTTGCCGTCCAGATGGGCGATCACCGGGACGCGGCTCTCCTCCTGGACCCGGGCGATCAGGCCCTTGCCGCCGCGCGGCACGATGATGTCGATATGCCGGTTCATGCGCAGCATGGCGCCGACCGCCGCCCGGTCGGTCGTCGGGACGATCTGCACCGCGTCTTCCGGCAGGCCGGCTTCGCCCAGGCCGTGGCGCAGGCAGTCGACGATCGGGCGCGAGGTGTGGAAGCTCTCCCGGCCGCCGCGCAGGATGGCGGCGTTGCCGGATTTCAGGCACAGCGCGCCGGCATCCGCGGTTACGTTGGGCCGGGATTCGTAGATAATGCCGATGACGCCGAGCGGCGTGCGCACCCGGGAAATGCGCAGGCCGTTGGGCCGGTCCCACTCGGCGGCGACGCTGCCGACCGGGTCGGGCAGGGCGGCGACCGCCTCCAGCCCCTGTGCCATCGCCTCGACGCGTTCCGGGTTCAGGGTCAGCCGGTCGATGAAGGCGCTGTTGACGTCCCGGCCCGCCGTATCCTCGAGATCACGTGCGTTCGCGGCAAGCAGTTCGTCCTGCCGCGCGCGCAGGGCCGCCGCCGCGGCTGCCAGGGCCGCATTCTTCGCTGCCTCGTCGGCGCCGGTCATGACCGCCGCCGCGGTCCGCGCCCGTTCGCCGAGCGCGAGCATCTGTTGCTCGATAGCGTCCGAAGTCGTCATGGCGTTCTTCGATCCGGTTCCGCGCCGCCAGCTTGTCCTAGGACCAGCCGTTGATCGGATGGCCGCGCTCACCCCAGAAAATG
This window harbors:
- a CDS encoding nicotinate-nucleotide adenylyltransferase codes for the protein MIFWHPRPPSSFAARSVGLLGGSFNPAHDGHRHVALTALAGLGLDEIWWLVSPQNPLKADDGMMPLADRLASAARMARHPAMRATGLEAGLGTAYTADTLEKIKALYPRNRFVWIMGADNLVQIPAWKNWTKIFNAISVAVFARPSYSARALSGAAAQRFARRRVPENRARRLARCAPPAWTFIHCRLHDASASAIRAGTAASPEAAFPAET
- a CDS encoding type II toxin-antitoxin system RelE/ParE family toxin — translated: MVIGSVRHRGLRRLLENDSPRLLKQDLVDRVRNILTALVLADDIDELVAHAPPGWRVHRLTGDRRNVWSISVSGNWRITFEERNGAVERLDLEDYH
- a CDS encoding HigA family addiction module antitoxin — translated: MTAGSVKVKMTPSHPGAFIRDEVIEPLGLSVTEAARILRVRRATLSDLLNGKVALSPEMALRVEKAFDVRMDLLLRMQAWHDSMRMRARASDIAVERYQPA
- a CDS encoding glutamate-5-semialdehyde dehydrogenase — encoded protein: MTTSDAIEQQMLALGERARTAAAVMTGADEAAKNAALAAAAAALRARQDELLAANARDLEDTAGRDVNSAFIDRLTLNPERVEAMAQGLEAVAALPDPVGSVAAEWDRPNGLRISRVRTPLGVIGIIYESRPNVTADAGALCLKSGNAAILRGGRESFHTSRPIVDCLRHGLGEAGLPEDAVQIVPTTDRAAVGAMLRMNRHIDIIVPRGGKGLIARVQEESRVPVIAHLDGNCHVYVDAAADLDMARRVTLNAKTRRPGICGAAETLLVDRQAHNSHLAPIVVDLLEAGVEIRGDSATQAIDKRIVAATEDDWDTEYLDWIMAVKLVDGVDGAIDHIERHGSSHTDSIVTEDATIAEKFLGAVDSAIVLWNASTQFADGGEFGMGAEIGISTGKLHARGPVGLEQLTSFKYVVRGDGQVRP